One segment of Vulpes lagopus strain Blue_001 chromosome 8, ASM1834538v1, whole genome shotgun sequence DNA contains the following:
- the LOC121496596 gene encoding microtubule-associated protein RP/EB family member 1-like, translating into MAVNVYSTSVTSDNLSRHDMLAWINESLQLNLTKIEQLCSGAAYCQFMDMLFPGSIALKKVKFQAKLEHEYIQNFKLLQAGFKRMGVDKIIPEDKLVKGKFQDNFEFVQWFKKFFDANYDGKDYDPVAARQGQETAVAPSLVAPALNKPKKPLSSSSAAPQRPIATHRTTATPKAGPGVVQKNPGVGNGDDEAAELMQQVNVLKLTVEDLEKERDFYFGKLRNIELICQENEGENNPVLQRIMDILYATDEGFVIPDEGGPQEEQEEY; encoded by the coding sequence ATGGCAGTGAACGTATACTCAACGTCCGTCACCAGTGATAATCTAAGTCGACATGATATGCTGGCCTGGATCAATGAGTCTCTGCAGCTGAATCTGACAAAGATTGAACAGTTGTGCTCAGGGGCTGCCTATTGTCAGTTTATGGACATGCTATTCCCTGGCTCCATTGccttgaagaaagtgaaattccaGGCTAAACTAGAGCATGAATACATCCAGAACTTCAAATTACTACAAGCAGGTTTTAAGAGAATGGGTGTTGACAAAATAATTCCTGAGGACAAATTAGTAAAAGGAAAGTTTCAGGACAATTTTGAATTTGTTCAGTGGTTCAAGAAGTTTTTTGATGCAAACTATGATGGAAAAGACTATGACCCTGTAGCTGCCAGACAAGGTCAAGAAACTGCAGTGGCTCCCTCCCTTGTTGCTCCAGCTCTGAACAAACCGAAGAAACCTCTCAGCTCTAGCAGTGCAGCTCCACAGAGGCCCATTGCAACACACAGAACTACTGCAACCCCTAAGGCTGGCCCGGGTGTGGTGCAAAAGAATCCTGGTGTGGGCAACGGGGATGATGAAGCAGCTGAATTGATGCAGCAGGTCAATGTATTGAAACTTACCGTCGAAgacttggagaaagagagagatttctaCTTTGGAAAGCTAAGAAACATTGAATTGATTTGCCAGGAGAACGAAGGGGAAAACAACCCTGTATTGCAGAGGATCATGGACATTCTCTATGCCACAGATGAAGGCTTTGTGATACCTGATGAAGGGGGCCCACAGGAGGAACAAGAAGAGTATTAA